ACCAACAGCCATTCTCGTGGGAACTGCTATGGGCGCAGAACGAGGTTTGTTAATCAAAGGTGGCGACGTTTTAGAAAGAGTACACCAGTTAAACACCGTAGTATTTGATAAAACTGGCACTCTCACCACAGGTAATCCCATTGTCACAGATTGTCTGTTAATTGAGGAAATGGGGAATGGCGAGTGCGCAATAGGGAGTAGTCAACCCTACTCCCTAATTCAACTAGCAGCAGCCGTAGAAAGCGGTACTCACCATCCCCTAGCAAAAGCGATTCAGCAAGAGGCACAACGGCAACAGTTATCGATTCCAGAGGCTGTAGACTTTCACACGGAACCAGGGCTAGGGGTATCTGCTGTGGTAGAGGGCACAGTTGTATTGTTGGGTAACTGGGAATGGTTGAGTTGGCACGGCATTGCAATTAACGAAACCACACAACAGGTAGCACAGGATTTAGCAACAGATGGTAAAACAGTCGTTTGTGTAGCAATTGGCGGAACTTTAGCCGGACTAATTGGTGTTTCTGATACCCTCAGATCGGATGCTCGATCCACTGTAGATAAGTTGCGTCAGATGGGCTTACGGGTAATGTTGCTCAGTGGCGATCGCCTAGAAGCAGCTAGTGCCATAGCCAAACAACTAGGATTAGATAGCGCTGATGTAATAGCAGGTGTTCCCCCAGCTAAAAAAGCGGCGGCAATACAGTCTCTCCAGTTAGAAGGGACAAGGGGACAAGGGGGACAAGGAGACAAGGGGGCAAAGAAAACTCCTAACTCCTCACTCTTAACTCCTAACTCCCCACTCCTAACTCAGCACTCGGTAGTCGCAATGGTAGGAGATGGAATCAACGATGCTCCAGCTTTATCCCAAGCTGATGTAGGAATTGCTTTACACTCCGGGACAGATGTGGCGATGGAAACTGCTGAAATTATTTTAATGCGCGATCGCCTAAACGATGTCGTCGAATCTATTCAGCTTAGTCGGGCCACTTTCAACAAAATCCGCCAAAATTTATTCTGGGCTTTTGCATATAATACACTTGGCATTCCTTTAGCAGCAGGTGTTTTATTCCCTAGTCTGGGTTTTGTGCTTAACCCATCTGGTGCTGCTGCATTAATGGCTTTTAGCTCTGTTAGCGTCGTCACCAACTCAATATTATTACGGCGATTCGCTCATCGCCCGTAGAAAACTCCTTTACAAGTCCAATTTGCCAGCACAAATCTTGGTTATCAAAACACAATTCAGGAGTCAGTCTTCAGATTAAGACACTTACCAAAGCTATCATAGCTACTGGAGTAGAACGGCCATGTTCTACTCTTTCAAGGTATTATGCAATTTTAAAGCTTATTTAGATTAGCACCACAGAGTGATGGTGCGCGAAAATGGCAAGATACGATACTAAACAAATCTTAATCAATTACAGTTCCACCGATTTGTCAATGGCAGCAGAAACTAATGAAAACCATCTACTAATTATTGAAGACGATCAAGGTCGCAAAGAATTTTCTCTGGAGCACCCCGTCTACTCTATTGGTAGAGACCGCGAATGTAATATCCGTTTAATGTCGCAGTTTGTCTCCCGCCGCCATGCCACATTAGTGAGATTGCCACGAGAGCATAATAGTCATAGCTACTATTACCGGATTGTAGATGGCGATGCCAAAGGTAAGCCTAGTTCTAATGGTTTGATGATTAATGGACGCAAGATACCAGCCCACGATCTCAGAAATGAAGACGAGATCGTTTTTGGGCCTCAAGTACGTGCCATTTATTACCTTTTAAGAAATACTCAGCGTTTAGGACAAACAGATTCGAGTGAGTATGATATTACACTAATAAACCCCGGGATGGCCGAGGATTTAGAGGAGTAAGCGAGTGAATTATAACTACCAATTACAGTCTGACACTTCCACAGCTTCAAGCCGTGGGAGTATCAATTCAATCACCAAAGCTTATCCTGCAATACTTTCAATCAAATGCCAATGACGGCTACTTTCAATAGATTGCTTGATTAACTCAAACATTTGTCGGCAGTAATTATCTAGGTGAATTGGTAGTTCTTCATTTTTAATCACAATACTCATGCGAGTTTCCGTTTCAGTAGATTTTGATTTATCAATCAGTACTTCTACTGTTATTAATTTAGGAAAAGGAACATTTCCAGGAACCTCACGACCGATAATATATTCGGCTGTGTGA
This portion of the Nostoc sp. GT001 genome encodes:
- a CDS encoding FHA domain-containing protein; protein product: MARYDTKQILINYSSTDLSMAAETNENHLLIIEDDQGRKEFSLEHPVYSIGRDRECNIRLMSQFVSRRHATLVRLPREHNSHSYYYRIVDGDAKGKPSSNGLMINGRKIPAHDLRNEDEIVFGPQVRAIYYLLRNTQRLGQTDSSEYDITLINPGMAEDLEE